Genomic segment of Triticum aestivum cultivar Chinese Spring chromosome 6A, IWGSC CS RefSeq v2.1, whole genome shotgun sequence:
GAGAACCCGGAGTACGACCGGGACTCCTTCGAGGTGTCAATCGAGCCCGGCCTCACCGACACGTACACGTGCCAGTGTGCCAAGTTCGCCAGGGACGGGATCCTCTGCTGCCACGTGTTCAGGCTCTTCACGCAGTTTGGCATCGACGAGATACCGGAGAAATACATCGTGGCCCGGTGGACCGACGGTTTCAGGgaggagcagctggagcggcgtgAGGAGGGGCGGTTGGTGGTGGCGGCACAACGCGAGGAGGATGCGGCGAGGTACGCGGCACTGATGAGCAAGGCGGCTGGGATCGGGAGGGAGATCTGCGGCGACGGCGCCAAGTGCGACGCGTTCATGCTGGAGCTGGACAGGATCCGGGAGAAAATGGCGACGATGGCGATGGCGAATGATCACGTTTAGACGGTAAGTGCTGAGCTTGGGCTACAGTGGACATGTTCAGCAGCAGAAGTCTCTAGGTACTCGGGTTggggagttgatcttgctcgtgtGCACAATGTAGAGTAGCTGGTAAGGCTTGTTTTTCCTGTGTAACTTGAGAGACGAGTGCTATGTAGTCTATTGTTGCATTCATGATTCATGCATTGTTAACTGTCAAGGATTTGCCGTCGTGATTCTGCTATGTTAGTAGTACCTGCATGCAGTTCATGAGATGTACTCTGGTTGTGCTAAAATGTATCCATGCATTAACTTGTTACAGATTCGCCGTCGTGATTCTGTTTATGTTAGTACCTGCATGCAGTTCATGTGGTGTATTCCTGTTGTGCTAAATATGCTGCCTGAAACTGTTGGGTAAAACCAAGTGCATCTTATTTTACCTGCTGTGTGTTTGAACTGCACTCTGATGTTGACGGGCAGACGTTTGCAGTCGCGCGTTTGTCGTAGATTGCGCTCTACTTGTTGAGCGTTTCGCACTAACACTGATGAACAGTTTTGGTCAACCGTGCGTGCATTCCTTTCCTCCCCGGCGTTTACAGAAACAAAACCTGTAGCACCGCCACTCGTAGTTTCATTCTAAAGCTAAAATATTTTCTAGTCAATATTACCTTATTTTACTGGAATTCGGTCCTACTGTTTTTCATACTGTTATTTTACTAGTGTGTTGTTGCGTTGCAATTTGcaaatgatgatgacgatgaaatCCAGGCCTGTTTCTCAAAACATCATCATATTTTGCCCCATAGCTCTCGCCCCTCTCGCCCAGCAATGCCTGAGAACTGATGCTATCAGAGCTCAGAGGTAGCTTTCGCCCACCAGCACATGCATGGGCCTAGGCTACAAAGGTACGGCCTTGCCTGCGTGCACGTAGGCCTCGGTTAGAGCATCTATAGCAGATCTCTCAAATGTCTCTAACCCGAAATAGCCTGATATGCAGGCTTGGGCATTTTTTTTGGGCTGAATAGGCCTCGCATACCCGTCTAGCCCGGAAATGTTTTTCAAGGCCCCTTGAGATCCCCTCTCTGGTGCTATATCAAAGATACCGGAGGGCATTTAGGGTTAGCACCCCTATCCCCTCCGCTGCATTTCATCTCCTCTGCCGCTTTGGTTGTTCCACTCCGGCAAGCAACTAGAGCGAAATGGAGGGTGGTTTCGGCGGCCTCGGCGGGCACCTCCTTCGGGCAGTCCAGGTGGAGCTGTCGTTGGTTGTGCACCTCCTTCGGCCAACGCCGGCTTCTGCGGTGCGGCAGGGTACAAGGAGGCGTGTGTTACATGCCCGGCGCCTGGCCACATTGAAATAGCGGACGGATGCAAGGCACCAACCGGTGAGGTGTTTAATGTCGGCCGGCACAGGAACGAACATGTCGCGCTCGAGGCGTCGGAGTAGGTTCCTTGGGACACACTGGTTTAATGGAGGTAGGCGGGCGGCACTCTTTGCCGGCGCGCCACTTCAATACCGGCGCCGCTTGGGTTGTAGGCGATTGTTGGAGGTGCCCTTAGATGTCACTTCACATCAGACAACAACACGTACAGAAATTTCGATGGCATTCTTGCGTCTATCATTTTCCTTTGTATATATCTCAATAGCTAGTAATAATCGTGCGACCACCAACAATGCTGAGGTCTAGCTGACAAAGACGAGCGCTCCGGATTTAGCTCACGTTGAGAAACTAAATCAGTTCAGCTACAATATCACTGACATTGCTCTCTGCGGGCCATCCGATTTGAGGCAAACGGTTCAGATTAGGCGGTACAGTAAATATTTACAGGAGAAAACGGTTCACAGAGGCAAAATGAGGCAAACGGTTCAGATTAGAAGCTAAATCTAGGCTGTTTGTTTTTTATCTGACGGTTCACATAGGCAAAATGAGGTGACTGTTGTGCAAATTCAGCCAGTCTGAACCCAAAAAAGAGATGATGGAGTATTCTTGACATGAATCAAATTACAACTTGACGTTTACAAATAGGAGTCTTGAATAGCAAACCAATTCTCACACACGTTTACAAATCGAAAACAGGCCAATTGTTTCCCCCTGTGACGGCATAAATTTGCAGGCAGGCTGTTGTAAGGACTTCTCTTCTTGTTTCTTCTGTAAAATCATCTTCCTTACTGTACTAATTTATTCGTAGCAACAAGCCAACCTATTGAGGGTTTCTTGCATTGGATCCACTGCGGCTTTGGATCCAATTCTGAAGCCAAGGCAGGACCATGTAAACAATGTTGAGTAGAAACACAGTAATGGGGTAAATCAGTCGAAAAGGTGATCCGTCCCACGTTCCGGAGATATAGCTACACCCCAAGCTCATAAAACAAGTAACTACCACGCCTTTGAAAATATTACTCTTCAAGTAAGTGGGCTCTGTAGGTTATTTATGTTTCTGGCGAGCATTCCAATGATCATCAAGGATGTGAAGAAAGCGGTCGTGTTGCTGTAGTAAAAGTTCAAGTACCTCCTGTAAGATTTGCTGCGCATAACTGACATACCAGCGACGTGCCCGTTGGATTTGTCGTCGGCGGCCCAGAAACCACCGGGTGGGGTGAGCCCTGCGGTGAAGGTGACGGTGGCGACCAGTGACATCAGGAGCATCAACCAGGAACAGAAAGCTTCGTGCTTCTTTTCAGCAGACTCTTCGTTGCTGCGATTGGCAGGTACCAGACTCTGAAGGCCATCCACGGCTACCGCTGCCAGTCGGCCATTGCTGGAGGGGACAAACAGCACCGGCATGCCATTGGCTCCTTTTATCACCTTGAGCAACTCATCAATCGACATGTGTGGACTATGGTCAATAGTGATCTCTTGCTGCTGAGGCTGCGGAGAATGTACAAGCTGTAAGCCTTCCCCTGACGGTATTGCCATCCTGTTAGCTTCTTCCGGCAGCGATGAGTCTCCAAGCAGCACTTTTTCTCCTATCGATATTGCCACTCTGTCAGCTTCTTCTAGCAGGGATGAACCTCCAAGCCTTCTCCTAAGTCCTAACGGTGTTGCAACGGTGTCAGCTTCTTCCGCCGTATTCTCTGCAGGGTCCATAAGGCCATAACAAACATCAGTTTGGTCAGGGACTCTGGTTTCTTCTGTAAAATGCACAATTACAGTGATGCTTCCACACACCAAAAAAATATCAATTAGCCCACTTGGTGTTTAATTGTAAGATGTAGATTCACGTTTTTATATTTTCCTATCCTAATGAAGCAATGAGGGCCTGTAGATGGCACCTGCAAATAGAAAACCTACCCTGTTTTTTAGCATTTCTGTATTTTTTTTAGGCAAGACGCCCGAGGCATCTCAACGATTAAAGTAAAATAAAAAGAAGGGGGCACAACACCAACTTATATAGGAAGCTTGCTGCTTTCATTCAGTATAAGTGTATCGGAAACCGACTAAACAATGTATGGAAACTAGCACATTGATTCGATTTTGTATCATGCATGTGGAGGAAAATGAAAATGAGAACATATCACCAACGAATGGTATTTACCATGGTTAGCATTGATCTCTTGCTGCTGAGACTGCAACGAATCTCCAAGCAGTATGCCTTCTCCTGACGGTATTGCTCTGCTGTCAGCTTCTTTCGGCAGCGATGAATCTCCATGCAGCACCTCTTCTCCAATAGATATTGCTCTGCTGTCAGCTTCTTTCGGCAGCGATGAATCTCCATGCAGAACCTCTTCTCCAATAGATATTGCCACGATGTCAGCTTCTTC
This window contains:
- the LOC123131362 gene encoding uncharacterized protein, producing the protein MSEQAHSVAIAIEEDMLLGDSSLLEEAERGAMPSGEGVLLGDSSQSQLQEISVNHESMLEEADIVAISIGEEVLHGDSSLPKEADSRAISIGEEVLHGDSSLPKEADSRAIPSGEGILLGDSLQSQQQEINANHENTAEEADTVATPLGLRRRLGGSSLLEEADRVAISIGEKVLLGDSSLPEEANRMAIPSGEGLQLVHSPQPQQQEITIDHSPHMSIDELLKVIKGANGMPVLFVPSSNGRLAAVAVDGLQSLVPANRSNEESAEKKHEAFCSWLMLLMSLVATVTFTAGLTPPGGFWAADDKSNGHVAGMSVMRSKSYRRYLNFYYSNTTAFFTSLMIIGMLARNINNLQSPLT